One genomic window of Amphiura filiformis chromosome 3, Afil_fr2py, whole genome shotgun sequence includes the following:
- the LOC140148346 gene encoding LOW QUALITY PROTEIN: uncharacterized protein (The sequence of the model RefSeq protein was modified relative to this genomic sequence to represent the inferred CDS: deleted 1 base in 1 codon) yields MQQLLQQQVLTPQQLQQLILQQQGFLQQQQLDEQRRQSLYQNEGRGWLKELKLQEQAQLLQHMQAAAAAAAEGAAGKSAASKLQHQQQQLHALALQQAHLVQTLQAQQQAALAAGQLIVQQAGIPHMLQGSMSPSEVQALWKEVSASSGVGEDGKPASTTSTSTCVSSVVGSHARPIMNGVPEGLRLPPSGFLVAPHGILMPGEAESAMSSPNTHPLYAHGMCKWPGCETVCDDFPAFLKHLSTEHALDDRSTAQARVQMQVVNQLELQLTKERERLAAMMAHLHMKPMEPKRESPVPPPHSVAKVSVVQSPTLSVASPITAHLSHLTPPTSRISLQGLQGLQALQQLQTTPPPHTHRQTPSHINHGGGPIRRRTSEKYGISLGTEIHRNAEFYKNADVRPPFTYAALIRQGIIEAPDRQLTLNEIYNWFTRTFAYFRRNAATWKNAVRHNLSLHKCFVRVENVKGAVWTVDEVEFMKRRPQKLSGMTPPGTPTTPLAKTPTGLEMEQPLNLEVQIGGGALPLLSDAAEHANALAAEDKAAAAAAAAAAAAAAAAAAAAAAPPRDSDPNHVAALMAAGGHDPREDMMEGDEMPGMERERPDMENDPYDEEEIDERHRAEIRAAMEARRYEEMEERSKMERAEMEARRFEEMEQRHRQMERAEMEERHFEEEEVGPEMEEEHSMESRRYGEMDARSSAMDGASDEERERRQEMTEEEAAALMARRVKLEPRLNPLRTEMAEDEPLQLTTHNKHGRSQHSPPTGRPVTSSPYHQISTTTTQMLSPAHHMLSANRVLSPSHPNPSSHSLSRHLTMR; encoded by the exons AAATTGCAGGAACAGGCCCAGTTGCTGCAGCATATGCAGGCTGCGGCAGCGGCAGCTGCAGAAGGGGCAGCAGGGAAGTCAGCGGCCAGTAAGTTACAGCATCAGCAACAGCAGCTTCATGCATTAGCTTTACAGCAAGCACACCTTGTACAGACTCTCCAGGCCCAACAGCAAGCTGCTCTTGCTGCTGGCCAACTCATAGTGCAACAAGCTGGAATTCCACATATGCTGCAAG GAAGTATGAGTCCGTCTGAAGTACAAGCCTTATGGAAAGAGGTGTCGGCCAGCAGTGGAGTGGGTGAGGATGGCAAACCAGCCTCTACAACCAGCACCTCTACCTGTGTCAGTTCAGTCGTTGGCAGTCATGCCCGGCCTATTATGAATGGGGTACCAGAGGGC CTTCGATTACCTCCGTCAGGATTTCTGGTGGCACCGCACGGCATCCT CATGCCGGGTGAAGCTGAAAGTGCAATGTCTTCGCCTAACACCCATCCACTCTATGCCCACGGCATGTGTAAATGGCCTGGGTGCGAGACTGTCTGCGACGACTTCCCAGCCTTCCTAAA ACATTTGAGTACAGAGCACGCGCTAGATGACCGAAGCACAGCCCAGGCACGAGTCCAAATGCAAGTCGTTAACCAGCTGGAGCTGCAATTGACCAAAGAAAGAGAAAGATTAGCTGCAATGATGGCACACCTACATATGAAGCCTATGGAACCAAAACGCGAATCACCA GTCCCACCACCACATTCAGTTGCCAAAGTTTCCGTAGTACAGAGCCCAACATTATCAGTTGCGTCACCTATCACCGCCCATTTAAGCCATTTAACACCACCGACAAGCCGTATCAGCCTTCAGGGTCTTCAAGGCCTCCAAGCCCTTCAGCAGTTACAGACCACACCACCACcgcacacacacagacagacgcCCTCACACATCAACCATGGCGGCGGTCCCATCAGAAGGCGTACGAGTGAGAAATATGGTATCTCACTGGGCACAG AAATCCACAGAAATGCCGAGTTCTACAAGAACGCGGACGTACGACCGCCTTTCACTTATGCAGCTCTTATAAGACAGGGAATAATCGAAGCGCCTGATCGACAACTCACACTCAATGAAATATACAATTGGTTCACGAGAACGTTTGCTTATTTTAGGCGAAATGCGGCCACATGGAAG AATGCTGTTAGGCATAATCTGAGTCTGCACAAGTGCTTTGTGAGGGTGGAGAATGTCAAAGGAGCCGTGTGGACAGTGGACGAAGTAGAATTCATGAAGAGACGGCCGCAAAAACTTAGTGG aatGACCCCACCTGGCACACCCACAACACCGTTAGCTAAAACACCTACAGGCCTCGAAATGGAGCAACCACTTAATCTGGAAGTACAG ATTGGTGGTGGTGCTCTACCATTATTAAGCGACGCTGCAGAGCATGCAAATGCACTTGCCGCCGAAGACAAAGCGGCTGCTGCAGCAGCAGCTGCCGCGGCGGCCGCAGCAGCCGCCGCAGCTGCGGCTGCAGCTGCTCCACCAAGAGACAGTGACCCGAACCATGTTGCAGCATTGATGGCAGCAGGGGGTCATGATCCGAGGGAAGATATGATGGAAGGCGATGAAATGCCAGGGATGGAGAGGGAAAGACCCGATATGGAGAACGATCCGTACGATGAGGAAGAGATAGATGAGAGACACAGAGCGGAAATCCGAGCAGCAATGGAAGCTAGACGGTATGAAGAGATGGAAGAACGGAGTAAGATGGAGAGGGCCGAGATGGAGGCCAGGCGGTTTGAGGAAATGGAACAGAGACATCGTCAGATGGAGCGGGCGGAGATGGAGGAGAGACATTTTGAAGAGGAAGAAGTAGGACCAGAGATGGAAGAGGAGCACAGTATGGAATCGAGACGGTACGGTGAAATGGACGCGAGGTCGTCAGCTATGGATGGTGCTTCAGATGAAGAGAGAGAACGAAGACAAGAAATGACCGAGGAGGAGGCAGCTGCTTT GATGGCCAGACGTGTCAAGCTTGAGCCCCGCTTGAATCCACTTCGGACGGAAATGGCAGAGGATGAGCCACTGCAGTTAACAACCCACAATAAGCACGGGCGTTCGCAACATTCTCCTCCAACTGGGCGGCCTGTCACCAGTTCTCCTTATCATCAAATATCTACTACTACCACCCAGATGTTATCACCGGCGCATCACATGCTCTCGGCAAACCGCGTCCTGTCGCCTTCGCATCCGAACCCATCATCGCATTCATTATCGCGCCATCTCACTATGCGCTAG